The nucleotide sequence GTCACTATGTGAAAGAATATAGGATTCTATTTCTTCCGTCATTCTTATTTATTCTTTAAACGTTGGAAGCGTGTATTTATTTCCAGCATCCAGAATCTTACCTACATTATTTATTTCAAGGAAAGTAGTACCGCCACCTTCGCCAAAACTTCCGCTAAGGTAAGCAACCATGTCAGAACGTGTAATACGACCACTCTTTATCAATTCGTTTAACGCCTTGAAATAGTATTCGCGTTCGCTTTTACTTTCCTCCTGATACACTGCCCAAACGCCATACGACAATGCAAGTTCGCGGGTTAAGCGTTCTCTGTAGCAAATAGCGTATACGGTGGATGTTCCACGGAAAGCAGCCAGATAACGGGCAGTCTTACCAGTAAAACTATCTGTGATAATTGCTTTTACATGCAATTTGGAAGATGCTTTTACTGCTTGTTTTGCCAGGAATGAGGTAACATCTAAATCATTTCCTACAATAGGAACACGAATATCATTAGCCGCCAATTTAGTTTTCTCAGCTTCAGCAGCAATTTTTGTCATTGTAGCTACCGCCTCAACCGGATACTTTCCATAAGCTGTTTCGCCACTAAGCATTAATGCATCTGTACGATAATAAATTGCATTTGCGATATCCGTTACCTCTGCACGTGTTGGGCGAGGATTGTTAATCATTGAATGAAGCATCTGAGTTGCAACAATTACAGGTTTCTTTGCTTCAACACATTTACGGATCAATACACGTTGAATTCCCGGTATTTTTTCCTGAGGAACTTCAATACCTAAGTCTCCACGGGCAATCATGATACCATATGCTGCTTCAAGAATCTCATCGATGTTATCAACACCTTCCTGATTCTCAATTTTAGCAATGATTTTAATCGGGCTTCCTTGCTCGTCAAGTATACGCTGAATATCAAGTACATCTTGTTTAGTCCGAACGAAAGAATGGGCTATAAAATCAAGATTATTATCTATACAAAATTGAATACTGTTACGATCTTTTTCAGTCAAGGAAGGAAGGTTGATACGAACTCCGGGGACGTTCACACTCTTACGGCTTCCCAATTTTGCATCATTCTGTACTTCACAAAGCAGATAATCGGGATACTTTTCGACAACTTTTAAATCCAAATCGCCATCATCTATAAGCAATGCACCACCTACAGACATGTCTGTAACAAAATTCTTATAAGAAACACAAATACAATCCTTATTGGTTTCACCTTCAGGATTACCCATTACCTTAATGATATCCCCGGTCTTTAGGTCAAGAGGTTC is from uncultured Macellibacteroides sp. and encodes:
- the pyk gene encoding pyruvate kinase; translated protein: MLKHTKIVATVSDQRCDVDFVSALYKAGMNVVRLNSAHMSEEGFNRVVGNVRAVSNHIGILMDTKGPEIRTTITKEPLDLKTGDIIKVMGNPEGETNKDCICVSYKNFVTDMSVGGALLIDDGDLDLKVVEKYPDYLLCEVQNDAKLGSRKSVNVPGVRINLPSLTEKDRNSIQFCIDNNLDFIAHSFVRTKQDVLDIQRILDEQGSPIKIIAKIENQEGVDNIDEILEAAYGIMIARGDLGIEVPQEKIPGIQRVLIRKCVEAKKPVIVATQMLHSMINNPRPTRAEVTDIANAIYYRTDALMLSGETAYGKYPVEAVATMTKIAAEAEKTKLAANDIRVPIVGNDLDVTSFLAKQAVKASSKLHVKAIITDSFTGKTARYLAAFRGTSTVYAICYRERLTRELALSYGVWAVYQEESKSEREYYFKALNELIKSGRITRSDMVAYLSGSFGEGGGTTFLEINNVGKILDAGNKYTLPTFKE